GAACAAACTATATAAACAGTTGTAGCATGAGTGATGATGCTCCATGCACATCACTCAAGGTTTGCATATTGTACATGGTAAGAAACAAGAATAACTTCTTTGCTCATATAACTCTTAAGACCAAAATAGAAGGccaaaagcacaaaaatagatgaaataaaacaaaatgatatagtatcaacaattaaaatttttaattaataatacatACCACCATAACAAGCAGCATGCTCTGCAATTCAAGCGGCTCAAGtggcaaaattatttttgcaacAGCATCTTTCTCCAATAAAGATGAACCATCTGCAGCAATCCTCTTTCTTTCATTGCTTGGGTTGCAAGATGCATCCTGGCATGGCGGTTCTGCTATTTCATTTTGGCTAACCATTTCAACACTGTTGTGAACCAGTGACATAAGTTCATAAAGTGCTTGGAGGGTGGATGGTTCCAGAGTTTGCAGTGGTGAATCCTTTTTGTCAGGTAAATTAGAATTTGTAATCTGGTTGTGCAAAGTCAATTGCTCGGAACCTGTTAAATGATCAAGAGAATTTCTTATCTGTGTGAAAATCACAACAGAattgaatgaaaaatataaaagcaaCATGAAGGATGTAGTTCTCTTCCTAAATGACAACAGAGAGGAAAATTTCAATGCCCCATTAAACTTTGAATAACACTACCATTCAGCTGCTGCCAATAGAAATTTTGGAAGCACTACAGCAGTAAGTGTGAACTTAATCGAAACAAATATAGGAGGAAAGCTTAAGTAGGAAACGTAATGACCTGATGCTTCATCCGTAGGCTGACAAACAGTGCTAACGTCTGAACGATGAAGGGAGCTCTCCTGCACCATTTTGTTCTGCCTCATGAGAGGAACAAAGTTACTACCACACAAAATACTCACCCCGATGAATTGTGAaagatgtatataaaataggAATAGAGAATCAAGaatgcaaagaaaaatattgcatAGGGCAAACATCTAATACTGTTgcaaagatgataaaacatttatagttAAAACAGCCAGTGCAGGCAAAGGATACAAATGGACCAGATGGCTATTTCAAACCAGtagcataaaaaaattaaaatgataaaaaactcttGTGTCAACACACAAGATAAGAGGGAAATGGGGCGTACCATCTCCTTATCCACCAATCTTCACTACAAATCATGTTTAGATGTAGACACCAGCGAGATGCCAAAACAACGGGAAATCAGTCAGAGTTGGAATAAAAACAGGTACTGTGAAATACACATCCAAACTGGCTAGGCATTGGAATGAATGATTCTCTATATCCTTCAGTTGAAGAACTACATACCTGTTGCTATTTAAAAAACGGCAACTGGCACCGCGTAAAATGATACTACCACCAGCCAcatatttttgtcaaatatcaATTTAGATAAATCCTTCTAATGTAGTCATATTAACTGTAGTGTAAGAACATTATTGTATCACAATGTTACTACTCCTACGGTCCTACCTACTACATTAAGTACACATCTGTAATATAATAATGGTTACATGCCAACAACTAGGAGTGGCGAACTGAACAACAATACAAAATAGAGTATGCTTCTACACTGAATTACAATATAGACGTTTACTTTGGTGGAAGTGTAGTGCATattgaagaaaacaaatacaacTGAAGGGAATACTGTACCTGCTCAGGATACGTCGTAGATAGTAGGCATCCATATGTTCTAACATTTCAGCCATTATTCTTGACTTCCACCAAAAGTTAATTGCTATTGTCAAATCATCACTGTCAACTTGATGATACCTGTTAAATGAACTCTCAAGGTGTTACTACTTGCTTTcctactatttatttttccagATGACAATTGATAGAAGAAAATACTAAGTAACAAGCTACCCACATGAccaatatatgatatattacaTTATCCAAAACTTTTGGGGAGAATGTAAATTGAATTGGAacataactttacatatttaaaacaatttacatTGGTGATACAAAAACCTAGCAAATTTCAGTTCATAAACAAAAACTACAGATGGATTGCTATATTCTGTAGCATCAATAGATGTATTTGAACTGAGAGGCTAACAACCGATAAGTCATAATGAGCTGTTACCAAATGAtagctgaaaaagaaaaggttcaGCAACAAAATggcccaaaaataaaatacagatGTACCATCCTTCTGGTATGAAAAGAGCATCGCCACTATTTAGAGTTACTCTCTCAGAATATGATTTCATGTATCTTGCTCTTGAGTAACTTGAATAATCTGGTTCCTCAATGCTGACAGAGCTGCCAAATAATATTTGGAGATCAGAGGAAGGCATCTCAGAGCTGAAAGATTTCAATTTGTCCAAGACAACTGACTAGATGAAAACAATTCCTGTGTGGAAATAGTTTTACCTATGGTTGGAGGCCTCTCCATACACAGGCATTGGATACAAATATGGGGATACTGAGGGAGGCCACAAAGTTACTGTATGAAAATTTCAAGAGAAAGAAACAATTATCACAAGTGTTCCATTAGAAATTATCATGGGTTgtatacataatttatatttaaatagcTGAAGGATAGGAATCCTTTAAGAGTAGATTGTGAAATCAAGTTTCAAAAGAAGCAAACAGCAATCAGAAAGCAGAAGTATGACATTTGTAATTGCAGTAGGACCTAATTTCATATGTTCAGCCAAATACACCAGCTGACAAAGAATTTGGAAGAACTATATGTGTCATGCTAACAGCCAAAAAGAGCATAAAACTCTAGCCTACTTAAAACATTAACACACCTTTTTTGCAGCCAGCCACTACACAGAGAAGGTTATGGTGAGGATCATAATGGGTACTCGATCTCAAGTGAGCTCTATTCATCCAAATGTTTATTGATGAAAATGGTTTTCCTTTTACGAATGTAGGCTGTAATATAGAAGATACAAATGAGCAGAAGTAAAGAACAACTTGTTCATGAAACTTCATAGTCATGAATGGGGAAAATTTGTCCAAGAAAACACAGTTATGTCAGACCTCCTGAATGTCGTCTTTCAAAATTTCCAGCGAGCATCTCTCTTTGTTCTCAGCGTTCAGAATTGAAACCTGCTTACAGCAAAACTCATTTCGCCATAAATAACaagtgcataaaaatatacaattaaatCATAACTGCTGTGAAAGAGGTGAGCTCACTTGTGCTAAATAGACTTGGTCACAACTCTCTAAGCTGCTCGAGCACCCCTCCTCTGAAGAAGTAGGCTCCTTGAGGATTTCCTGCGCTTTGGATGACTCACTAGCACCACTCGGATACCTCAGGTAATATTTGCACGATTGGATGAATTTGGAGAACGGAACAAGAACCTGAAATCGAGGAACAAGATAGCCGGTGTTAGGCCCTCGTGCTAAATGGCCACTTCGTTCAGaataaaatgtgaaaaatCTACCCTCTCATGGCTTCTAAGGTCCCCATAGAACACATGCCCAGTGCTCGACATCATCGCTTCCACATCAACATCGGGTCCAACCTTTTCCTGAAGCAAATACTATACTTGATATTGTACTATGCAAAGTAGAAATTtacttgcaaacaaaaaaaaaattccaatgtCTCTTCGTGTGAGCTATAGATAGGGATTGATCCAAACCAGCAAGTAGTCGAGGCCGCCATTGAGAGGATCCCAGCGGGAGGAGGCAGCCCAATCCTTAACCACGCCACGGAACACCTACAGATTGATCAACCATCCGCCCGCGCGAAAGGAGAGGGCGTCAGGCCGTCAACAACCGATGGGACCAGAAAagcgaggggggggggggggggggcggggaGCTTCGAGAGGATTCGAGGCGGCGGCATAGGCTCTACCGCGGGGGCGTTCCTGGGCTCGATGGAGGCCGCGAACtcctcggcggacggcggcgactcgaAGCGCGCGGCACGGAGGCCGGCGTCCAGCCGCGCGCCCACgaactcgccggcgtcgtgctCCTCCGCTCGCATCGCTTCCGCCGTCTCCCACCACGACGAAGAAGCACTAGGCTCGCAGCCTGCAAGTACTCGAGTGGGCTAGTCGTCTCAGGTGACGTACAAATGGGCCTGATCTTTGGACTTCTAGGGCCTGGAATTAGGGTCAGCCCATCCTCTGAGCTCGGGTTTGAAACGAGGAGAtttcaaaattcttttgagAGAAAGGCTTGTCAAATAGCCccatctgtttttttaaaaattttacatgttaattttagacatgtaagtttgattatttatattattaaatatatataattattaattattttgttatgtacTTTAGTAATGACTTGTATAATGTCttataattaaacatatttgcaaaaaaaatgttaaataagAGACAAACGGTTAAATgtagatctaatggtgaatggtgtaaaataaaaaaaaatagagggagtaataaaaCCCCTTTCATAGAGCTTACAAACCCATTTTGTTAGTGTTTTtaattgtaaatatttaattttatttgttgaaaTCCTAATCAGTGGCATTTGGTGCAACAGAACAAACCGACTTTATAATAG
This is a stretch of genomic DNA from Oryza brachyantha chromosome 1, ObraRS2, whole genome shotgun sequence. It encodes these proteins:
- the LOC102716265 gene encoding uncharacterized protein LOC102716265, whose amino-acid sequence is MRAEEHDAGEFVGARLDAGLRAARFESPPSAEEFAASIEPRNAPAVFRGVVKDWAASSRWDPLNGGLDYLLEKVGPDVDVEAMMSSTGHVFYGDLRSHERVLVPFSKFIQSCKYYLRYPSGASESSKAQEILKEPTSSEEGCSSSLESCDQVYLAQVSILNAENKERCSLEILKDDIQEPTFVKGKPFSSINIWMNRAHLRSSTHYDPHHNLLCVVAGCKKVTLWPPSVSPYLYPMPVYGEASNHSSVSIEEPDYSSYSRARYMKSYSERVTLNSGDALFIPEGWYHQVDSDDLTIAINFWWKSRIMAEMLEHMDAYYLRRILSRLVDKEMNKMVQESSLHRSDVSTVCQPTDEASGSEQLTLHNQITNSNLPDKKDSPLQTLEPSTLQALYELMSLVHNSVEMVSQNEIAEPPCQDASCNPSNERKRIAADGSSLLEKDAVAKIILPLEPLELQSMLLVMVHTFPRTLEALVLNMLGPIGAEILTRKFDEMDQQATKEQQSEFYKTFYSVFDDQYAAMDALLNGKELFSFQVFQSVLDQYIGVHVNRPK